One Coregonus clupeaformis isolate EN_2021a chromosome 21, ASM2061545v1, whole genome shotgun sequence DNA window includes the following coding sequences:
- the LOC121534532 gene encoding fin bud initiation factor-like → MAFLHLLAIGMFSLPLCDAFFNGPLYPEMSNGTFHHYFVPDGDYENNDDPEKCQMLFKMTDDRKCSLDEDQDSVIRDDFTIIKRLIEDSARVLEGIGKSISFDLDGEDSYGKYLRRETSQIGEAFTNSEKSLLELEVKFKQSQENELKEEHRINDDFLNMVVHTRDVLKDTLYTSVGLKDKHELLSLIIRSHGTRLSRLKNEYMKVKLG, encoded by the coding sequence ATGGCTTTTCTCCACTTACTCGCTATTGGGATGTTTTCATTGCCGCTCTGCGATGCGTTTTTTAATGGACCTCTGTATCCCGAGATGTCTAACGGCACGTTCCATCACTACTTTGTGCCAGACGGCGACTATGAGAATAACGATGATCCGGAAAAATGTCAAATGCTTTTTAAAATGACAGACGACCGAAAATGCAGTCTTGACGAGGACCAAGATTCGGTAATCCGAGATGATTTCACGATCATCAAGAGACTCATCGAAGACTCGGCCAGAGTGCTAGAGGGGATCGGGAAAAGCATTTCTTTTGATTTGGACGGAGAGGACAGCTATGGAAAATATTTGAGAAGGGAGACGAGTCAGATTGGCGAGGCTTTTACAAACTCTGAAAAGTCTCTGTTAGAACTGGAGGTGAAATTCAAACAGAGTCAGGAGAACGAGTTGAAAGAGGAGCACCGCATAAACGACGACTTTCTGAACATGGTTGTCCACACAAGGGACGTGCTAAAGGATACACTGTACACATCTGTGGGATTGAAGGATAAACACGAGCTTCTCTCTCTCATAATTCGAAGTCACGGGACCAGATTGAGCCGATTGAAAAATGAATACATGAAGGTTAAACTTGGGTAA
- the LOC121534845 gene encoding gamma-butyrobetaine dioxygenase-like isoform X1: MWTTTIARCTLSTMLKRSSVLACRALTAGGRPGWAAAISPSPSLHLTWRQLRGHGTQAPAPLPSTALGDSPGVRQVRALEQERLLEVEWEDSVQSLYPYTWLRDNCQCPLCTLQSAQARSLLLSQLDIHTGVDRVQVTDNNKVSIVWPDQHTSEFDPEWLRKRCFSPAARQALQEELFLNERVYWDSELRIPTASFEEVLHDDKAALAWLLALRRVGIVYLKGAPVEQGQVARLSQRIGYLRLTFYGHTWQVQDKPQANNVAYTSGKLCLHTDYPALHYPPGVQFLHCLCQAGEGGESEVVDGFHMADQLRREDPEAFRTLTSLRVDFTDTGSDYCDFIVQSKNHIIDVDSDGRVVRINYNNATRDSVLDLPLHQVQAFYSSLKAYVQLMTRPENVLTYKMEPGDLVTFDNWRLLHGRKSYLSHPDRVRHLEGAYLDWDEVMSRLRILCKSVNGES, translated from the exons ATGTGGACGACCACTATAGCACGATGCACCCTTTCGACCATGCTCAAGCGAAGCTCCGTCTTGGCCTGCCGTGCCTTGACGGCTGGGGGTAGGCCTGGATGGGCAGCcgccatctctccatctccttctcttcaCCTGACCTGGAGGCAGCTCCGTGGGCACGGGACCCAGGCACCTGCCCCGCTCCCCTCCACCGCCCTGGGGGACAGCCCTGGGGTGAGGCAGGTCCGGGCCCTGGAGCAGGAAAGGCTGCTGGAGGTGGAGTGGGAGGACAGCGTTCAGAGCCTGTACCCGTACACATGGCTTAGGGACAACTGTCAATGCCCGCTGTGTACCCTGCAGTCGGCCCAGGCCCGCAGCCTGCTGCTCTCCCAGCTGGACATCCACACTGGGGTCGACCGGGTCCAGGTCACTGACAACAACAAG GTGTCCATAGTGTGGCCGGACCAGCACACCAGCGAGTTTGACCCAGAATGGCTGAGGAAACGGTGCTTCTCTCCTGCTGCCAGACAAGCCCTACAAGAGGAGCTCTTCCTAAACG AGCGTGTGTACTGGGACTCAGAGCTGCGGATCCCCACGGCCAGCTTCGAGGAGGTCCTCCACGACGACAAGGCCGCCCTGGCCTGGCTGCTGGCTCTACGCCGCGTGGGCATCGTCTACCTGAAGGGGGCGCCGGTGGAGCAGGGTCAGGTGGCCCGCCTCAGCCAGAGGATCGGATACCTCCGACTGACGTTCTACGG GCACACATGGCAGGTGCAGGACAAACCCCAGGCTAACAACGTGGCCTACACCTCTGGCAAACTCTGTCTCCACACTGACTATCCAGCACTGCACTACCCACCTGGA GTGCAGTTCCTGCATTGCCTGTGCCAGGCTGGCGAGGGCGGGGAGAGTGAAGTGGTGGATGGCTTCCACATGGCAGATCAACTGAGGAGAGAAGACCCCGAGGCCTTCAGGACCCTCACCTCCCTGCGGGTGGACTTCACAGACACAGGGTCCGACTACTGCGACTTCATAGTGCAGTCCAAGAACCACATCATAGA tGTTGACAGTGATGGGCGGGTGGTCCGGATCAACTACAACAATGCCACCAGGGACTCTGTGCTGGACCTCCCCCTGCACCAGGTCCAGGCCTTCTACAGCTCCCTCAAGGCCTATGTCCAGCTGATGACGCGACCAGAAAACGTGCTCACCTACAAGATGGAGCCtg GCGACCTGGTTACCTTTGACAACTGGCGCCTGCTCCATGGGCGGAAGAGCTATCTGAGCCACCCAGACCGGGTGAGACACCTGGAGGGAGCCTACCTGGACTGGGACGAAGTCATGTCTCGCCTGCGGATACTCTGCAAGTCTGTCAATGGAGAGAGCTAG
- the LOC121534845 gene encoding gamma-butyrobetaine dioxygenase-like isoform X2: protein MWTTTIARCTLSTMLKRSSVLACRALTAGGRPGWAAAISPSPSLHLTWRQLRGHGTQAPAPLPSTALGDSPGVRQVRALEQERLLEVEWEDSVQSLYPYTWLRDNCQCPLCTLQSAQARSLLLSQLDIHTGVDRVQVTDNNKVSIVWPDQHTSEFDPEWLRKRCFSPAARQALQEELFLNERVYWDSELRIPTASFEEVLHDDKAALAWLLALRRVGIVYLKGAPVEQGQVARLSQRIGYLRLTFYGHTWQVQDKPQANNVAYTSGKLCLHTDYPALHYPPGVQFLHCLCQAGEGGESEVVDGFHMADQLRREDPEAFRTLTSLRVDFTDTGSDYCDFIVQSKNHIIDCVQARRSHRTAAHNKYQPAQRSTRLNFTQLSTVLPTRAQNVCISSHL from the exons ATGTGGACGACCACTATAGCACGATGCACCCTTTCGACCATGCTCAAGCGAAGCTCCGTCTTGGCCTGCCGTGCCTTGACGGCTGGGGGTAGGCCTGGATGGGCAGCcgccatctctccatctccttctcttcaCCTGACCTGGAGGCAGCTCCGTGGGCACGGGACCCAGGCACCTGCCCCGCTCCCCTCCACCGCCCTGGGGGACAGCCCTGGGGTGAGGCAGGTCCGGGCCCTGGAGCAGGAAAGGCTGCTGGAGGTGGAGTGGGAGGACAGCGTTCAGAGCCTGTACCCGTACACATGGCTTAGGGACAACTGTCAATGCCCGCTGTGTACCCTGCAGTCGGCCCAGGCCCGCAGCCTGCTGCTCTCCCAGCTGGACATCCACACTGGGGTCGACCGGGTCCAGGTCACTGACAACAACAAG GTGTCCATAGTGTGGCCGGACCAGCACACCAGCGAGTTTGACCCAGAATGGCTGAGGAAACGGTGCTTCTCTCCTGCTGCCAGACAAGCCCTACAAGAGGAGCTCTTCCTAAACG AGCGTGTGTACTGGGACTCAGAGCTGCGGATCCCCACGGCCAGCTTCGAGGAGGTCCTCCACGACGACAAGGCCGCCCTGGCCTGGCTGCTGGCTCTACGCCGCGTGGGCATCGTCTACCTGAAGGGGGCGCCGGTGGAGCAGGGTCAGGTGGCCCGCCTCAGCCAGAGGATCGGATACCTCCGACTGACGTTCTACGG GCACACATGGCAGGTGCAGGACAAACCCCAGGCTAACAACGTGGCCTACACCTCTGGCAAACTCTGTCTCCACACTGACTATCCAGCACTGCACTACCCACCTGGA GTGCAGTTCCTGCATTGCCTGTGCCAGGCTGGCGAGGGCGGGGAGAGTGAAGTGGTGGATGGCTTCCACATGGCAGATCAACTGAGGAGAGAAGACCCCGAGGCCTTCAGGACCCTCACCTCCCTGCGGGTGGACTTCACAGACACAGGGTCCGACTACTGCGACTTCATAGTGCAGTCCAAGAACCACATCATAGA ctgtgtGCAGGCGCGCAGATCCCATCGGACTGCTGCGCACAATAAATATCAGCccgcgcagagaagcacgagattgaacttcacacAACTTTCTACagtgcttcctacaagagcacaaaatgtgtgcatttctagccatctttga